CTCGCGGTCGATGTCGGCGTCGAGGCCGGGGCGCAGCAGCTTCAACGCGACGCGCTGGTCGAACTGTCCATCGGCGCGCTCGGCCAGGAATACGCGCGACATGCCGCCGCGGCCGATCTCGCGCACGAGCCGGTACGCGCCGACGCGCCGCCCCTCCTGCGCGGGCGCCGCGTACGCCTCCGCGCGCCGCTCGGCCATCGCCGCCGCGGCCGCGCCGATCGGCGGCGCGTCGAGGAAGCGCCGCGCCGTGCCGAGTCGGTCGAGCAGCGACTCGACCTCGCGCCGCAGATCCGGATCGCCGGCGCAGGTCTGGTCGAGCAGCGCCGGCCACTGCGCGGGCTCGCGCGCGAGCGCCGCGTCGAGCACCTGCTCCACGCGCCGCCACCGGTCGAGCTGCGTCATGCGACGCCTCCGGATTCGTCGGCGTTAGGCGGCTCCGGCTCCCGATCCAGCTCGCGGAGGAGGAACAGCCGCGCCTTGAGCCAGTCGCGCTCGACGGTGCGGACCGACACGCCGAGCATGTGCGCGATCTCCTCCTCGGCCACGCCGGCGAAGAAGCGCAGCTCGACGACCTGTCGCAGCCGCGGGTTCATGGCGTCGAGCTGGTCGAGCGCCGTGTCGAGGTCGAGCAGCTCCTCGAGCTGCAGCTCGAGCGCCGCGTCGTCGTCGCGCAGCGTCACGGGCGCGTCCGGGCCGCCGCGCTTCAGCGAGCGGCGGCGGCGCGCGAAGTCCACGAGCACCTGGCGCATCGCGCGCGCCGCCGCGCCGAAGAAGTGCGCCCGCCCCTCCCACGACGTGTCGTCGCCGCGGCCGAGCTTCAGGTACGCCTCGTGGACCAGCTCCGTGGTGCGGAGCGTCGCGAACGCGTCCACCGCGTTGATCTGGCGGTGGGCCAGGCGCTTCAACTCGTCGTACAGCGCGACGAACAGCGTCTCCGTGGAATGCGGCGTGGAGTGCGGCGTGTCCACGGCGAGCTCACGGCATCGTGCGCACCGGGGGGAGCGGCTTGGAGCGGTCCTCGTACGGGCGCAGGTTCCACTCGAAGAACGTCCACGTGCGGTTCCACGAGTCGATCTGCTCCGGCGAGTCGACGCGCTCGAGCGTCTTCGGGTCCACGCGGCGGCTGAACGCGTGGCCGACGCTGCTGCCCCACGGTGCGGGGTTCACGTAGATCTTCGTCTCCGCGAGATCGGGCTTCAGCGCGCGGAGCGTGTACACCATCTGCTGATCCTCGACGAAGTTGACGTCCTCGTCGTTCGTCGCGACGTGCACGAGGATCGGCACCTTCAGGTTCTCGACGTGGAAGACGGGCGAGCGCTTGATGTACTCCTCGCGCTTCTCGAACGGCAGCCCGCCGATCCCCTCCTCCGCGGCGTAGTCGCGCTGGTAGCCGGGGCCCTTGTACGAGAGGCGGAAGACGAGATTGGTGACCGGCACGATCGCGGCGCCGGCCTTGAACGGGTGCTCGGTGCGATAGAGCGTGTGCGCGGTGATGAACCCGCCGTGGCTCCATCCCATGATGCCCAGCCGGTTCATGTCGACGTACGGCAGCGTCTTCAGGTAGTCGACCGCGGAGATGACGTCGTCGACCTCCTTGCCGCCGTAGTCGATCGCCTCGTAGTGGGCGGCGCCGTGGCCGGTGCTGCCGCGGTAGTCGGGCGTGACGACGACGTAGCCGCGCTGCACGGCCTCGCGCACGAACGGGAACATGCTCGTGCCCCAGTCGCCGTGCACGCCGCCGTGCACCCACACCATCGCCGCGTGGCCGCCGGTGCCGCGCTTGGCGAGCGGCGCGAACAGGTAGGCCGGGATCTCCATGCCGTCCGCGCGGCTCTTGTAGGTGATCTTGCGGAACTCCATCAGGCCGGCGCTGCGGGCGGCGTAGATGCTGTCGGTGGCGCGCTTCTGCGCGATCTGTCGGTCGTAGTCGGCCTTCGGCAGGTCCGCCGGGCGGTTGCTGACGTAGAGCAGCCGTACGCGCGCGGAGTCGAGCGGCACGTCGGCGCCGCGGCGCGGGGCGCTCGGCGCGGGGTTCTGCGCGGCGGCGGTGCTCGCGACGGCGACGAGCAGCGCGCCGACGAGGCGGGTGCGGTGACGGATGCAGTGAGCCATGGGCGGAGCGGGGAGCGGAAGACGGCGCGCGGGGGGGCGCCCGTCTCGGCCAACATACGGCTCGTGCCACCGTTCGGCAGGTCGTTGCCTTTCGGAGTCGAAACCGCAGAGGACGCAGAGGGCCGCAGAGGACTGCTTTTTCGACCACAGAGGGCACAGAGGACACGGAGGAAACCAACGAGCGTGGTACGCCTCCGTGTCCTCCGTGTCCTCTGTGGTTCGAATGAAAGGCTCTGCGACCCTCTGCGTCCTCTGCGTCCTCTGCGGTTCACATGCCCAGCCGCTCGTCACACCGCACGCTGCCGCCGCGCGCCGCGCGTGGCGTACGGGCCCGTGCGCGGGTCTCCCGTTTGACAAGCGTGGGACCGCCAGTAACGTAGCCCGCGACTCCGTCCACCCCCGCTCGAGACCATGCCCCCCGCTGGTCGCCTGCGTTCGCGCGCGTGCTGCGCGCTGCTCGTGTCGCTCGCCGTGTCGCTCGCCGCGTGCGGCGCCGATGGCGTCGCGCCGACGGGTCCGCACGGCACGGCCGGCGGCCCCGCACAGGTGCTGCTCACCGTCGCGCTGCCGGCGCTCGACACCGCGCGCGACGGCCGCTACGAGGCGTGGGTCGTGGATGCGGGCGAGACGCGGCGGTCGATCGGCCGCTTCGCGACGGGCGGGTCGTACACGCTCGCGAGCCCCGTCGCCGACCCGACCGCGATCGAGATCACGCTCGAGCGGCCGGACGACGCCGACGCGGTGCCGTCGGCGCAGCTGCTGCTCCGCGGCCGGGTACAACGCGGCCACGCCGACCTCGGGTACGCCGGCGCGGTGACGCAGAACGACCTCCCGCTGCGCCCGTCGCCCGGCCAGTTCACGATGTTCACGCCGAGCGACAACGACAGCCTCGGCTACCCGTCGAACGAGCAGTCGGGGGTGTGGCTGTTCAACATGGCGCCCGCGCAGACGGCGCAGCGCGACTACTACGTGCGCCTCACGCCGCTGCAGAGCGGATGGACGTACGAGGGGTGGATGGTGCGCGACCTCGACCGGCCTAACGCGATCTGGCTCTCGTACGGCAAGTTCGTCCCCGACTGGACGAGCGCCGTGAACCAGCCGGACGACACGGGGTGGGGACCGTTCTCCGGCGTGCTCGACTTCCGCCGCGCGCGGCTGGAGGACTTCCCCGGCGACGACTGGATCTCGAACCCGCTGCGCCTGCCGTGGCGCGCCGATCTCACGCTGCCGCTCGACCTGCGCGAGAAGGACGCGCAGGGGCGGATGCGGTGGTCGCACGTCATCACGATCGAGCCGGCGACGGACCGCGGCGAGCCGGTGACGACCGAGCGCCCGTTCGTGCTGCACCCGTACGTGGACGCGTTCGGCGACCTCGGGCCGGGCATCGCGCGCACGATCACGGCGCATCTCGAGACCATGCCGCGCGGCACCGCGGACGTGCGATGAGCCGGTCGCGCCGCGCGCGCCGCGCGCACCGAGCCGTTCGCGTCGTCGCCTGGGCGGCGCTCGTCGTCGTCGCGTGCCGCGACGCGCCGTCGGCGCCTAACGCGGCGCGGGCCGAGTCGGACGCGGGGCAGTGGCGCACGTGGGTGCTCGCCGACGGAAGCGCCCTCCGCCCCGCGGCGCCGCCCGCGCCCGGCTCCGCCGACGAGGCGCGCGAGCTGGAGGCGATCGTGCAGCGGCAGGCGCACCGCGCGGTGAGCGACGCCGCGCTGCGCCGGTGGAGCGGCCATCCCACCGCGCCGTGGGACTCGGTGGCGCTCGGCACGCTCGACTTCTACTTCCCGCTGCTCCCCGACGTGCGGCTCGCGACGCCGGTGCGCGCCGCGCGCGTGATGGCGCTGCTGCACGTCGCGGCGTACGACGCGCTCGTGGCGGCATGGGACGCGAAGTACGCGTATCGCCGCACCGCGCCGTCGGCGACCGACCGCCGAGTGCGTGCGCTCGTGCCCGCGGGCGACGTGCCGAGCTATCCGTCGGAGCACGCCGCGGTGGCGGAGGCGGCGGCCGCGGTGCTCGCGTATCTCTTCCCGGCGGAGGACACGCTCGCGTTCCACGCGCTCGCGCGCGAGGCCGGCGAGGCGCGCG
This DNA window, taken from Gemmatirosa kalamazoonensis, encodes the following:
- a CDS encoding ECF-type sigma factor, which codes for MDTPHSTPHSTETLFVALYDELKRLAHRQINAVDAFATLRTTELVHEAYLKLGRGDDTSWEGRAHFFGAAARAMRQVLVDFARRRRSLKRGGPDAPVTLRDDDAALELQLEELLDLDTALDQLDAMNPRLRQVVELRFFAGVAEEEIAHMLGVSVRTVERDWLKARLFLLRELDREPEPPNADESGGVA
- a CDS encoding alpha/beta hydrolase family protein encodes the protein MAHCIRHRTRLVGALLVAVASTAAAQNPAPSAPRRGADVPLDSARVRLLYVSNRPADLPKADYDRQIAQKRATDSIYAARSAGLMEFRKITYKSRADGMEIPAYLFAPLAKRGTGGHAAMVWVHGGVHGDWGTSMFPFVREAVQRGYVVVTPDYRGSTGHGAAHYEAIDYGGKEVDDVISAVDYLKTLPYVDMNRLGIMGWSHGGFITAHTLYRTEHPFKAGAAIVPVTNLVFRLSYKGPGYQRDYAAEEGIGGLPFEKREEYIKRSPVFHVENLKVPILVHVATNDEDVNFVEDQQMVYTLRALKPDLAETKIYVNPAPWGSSVGHAFSRRVDPKTLERVDSPEQIDSWNRTWTFFEWNLRPYEDRSKPLPPVRTMP
- a CDS encoding anti-sigma factor: MPPAGRLRSRACCALLVSLAVSLAACGADGVAPTGPHGTAGGPAQVLLTVALPALDTARDGRYEAWVVDAGETRRSIGRFATGGSYTLASPVADPTAIEITLERPDDADAVPSAQLLLRGRVQRGHADLGYAGAVTQNDLPLRPSPGQFTMFTPSDNDSLGYPSNEQSGVWLFNMAPAQTAQRDYYVRLTPLQSGWTYEGWMVRDLDRPNAIWLSYGKFVPDWTSAVNQPDDTGWGPFSGVLDFRRARLEDFPGDDWISNPLRLPWRADLTLPLDLREKDAQGRMRWSHVITIEPATDRGEPVTTERPFVLHPYVDAFGDLGPGIARTITAHLETMPRGTADVR